One window from the genome of Aquabacterium sp. A3 encodes:
- a CDS encoding O-linked N-acetylglucosamine transferase, SPINDLY family protein — MKTNPEQPAAPTDLVMQGIQLQSQGQDVAAEAKFRQKLALTPLDPLAVYSLCVILMKRGAIDEALALLNPCAAQNPSFAPVWVAYGSALQAKGDRHRAISAYEHALSIKPDYIEALINSGALLRETHQHAKALERFQKALEIKPDHQNAIGNCAILLTEFKRAEESIAMFQRLLSINPDYDYGLGMLCYERMHVCDWTDFDETRSQIMAGVKAGHRTCKSLGFMALSDEAQDHQTCARTFAQRFPAMDTPLWQGQRYRHDRIRIAYVSADLREHPVGHLMAGIFEHHDRERFETVAISIGINDQSRLRHRMENAFEHFIDARGMNTRDIAQKMRDMEVDIAIDLGGYTSDSRSDIFAWRPAPAQVNYLGYPGTMGLPYMDYIIADRQVIPPEHQQFYDEKVVYLPDAYLPTDVSIQIAEDTPSRAACGLPDDAVVFCSFNHDYKIAPHVFAVWMNILKQVPHSVLWLMSRNDTSQRNLRQHAQSHGVDPERLVFAKRVPRVEDHLARYRQADLFLDTHPYNAHTTAADALMAGLPVLTYMGEAFPARVAGSLLHTIGLPELITHSLDDYQRRAVELALDANQRQALRAKLAQNKQHSPLFDTRQFCRHLEAIYTSMWRQQQLGRLGDQLGA, encoded by the coding sequence ATGAAAACCAATCCGGAACAGCCCGCCGCCCCGACCGATCTGGTGATGCAGGGCATTCAGCTGCAAAGCCAGGGGCAAGACGTTGCCGCCGAAGCCAAGTTCAGGCAAAAACTGGCGCTCACGCCGCTGGACCCGCTGGCGGTGTATTCCCTTTGCGTGATCCTCATGAAGCGAGGCGCCATTGACGAGGCGCTGGCCCTGTTGAATCCATGTGCGGCACAGAACCCCTCCTTTGCGCCGGTGTGGGTGGCCTACGGCTCGGCCCTTCAGGCCAAAGGAGACCGACACCGTGCCATCAGCGCGTATGAACACGCCCTGAGCATCAAACCCGACTACATCGAGGCGCTGATCAACAGCGGCGCCTTGCTGCGTGAAACGCACCAACACGCCAAGGCACTGGAGCGCTTCCAGAAAGCCTTGGAGATCAAGCCAGACCACCAAAACGCCATCGGCAACTGCGCCATCTTGCTGACCGAGTTCAAGCGCGCAGAAGAATCCATCGCGATGTTCCAGCGTCTGCTGAGCATCAATCCGGATTACGACTATGGCCTGGGCATGTTGTGCTACGAGCGCATGCACGTATGCGACTGGACCGATTTCGATGAAACACGTTCGCAGATCATGGCGGGCGTCAAAGCAGGGCACCGCACATGCAAGTCGCTGGGTTTCATGGCCTTGTCTGACGAGGCACAGGACCACCAGACCTGCGCACGCACGTTCGCGCAGCGATTTCCCGCCATGGACACGCCGTTGTGGCAAGGTCAGCGCTATCGCCACGACCGGATACGCATCGCCTACGTCTCGGCAGACTTGCGCGAGCACCCGGTTGGCCACCTCATGGCGGGCATCTTCGAGCATCACGATCGTGAGCGCTTCGAAACCGTCGCCATCTCGATCGGCATCAATGACCAGTCCCGTTTGCGTCACCGCATGGAAAACGCCTTCGAACACTTCATCGACGCCCGGGGCATGAACACACGCGACATCGCCCAGAAGATGCGAGACATGGAGGTCGACATCGCGATCGATCTGGGCGGCTACACCTCCGACTCGCGCTCGGACATTTTCGCGTGGCGACCTGCACCCGCCCAGGTGAACTACCTCGGCTACCCAGGCACCATGGGTCTGCCGTACATGGACTACATCATTGCCGACCGCCAGGTGATCCCGCCAGAACATCAGCAGTTTTATGACGAAAAGGTGGTGTACCTGCCTGACGCCTACCTGCCGACGGATGTCAGCATTCAAATTGCCGAAGACACGCCCAGCAGGGCCGCATGCGGACTGCCTGACGACGCCGTGGTGTTCTGCTCGTTCAACCACGACTACAAAATCGCACCCCATGTTTTTGCGGTGTGGATGAACATCCTCAAACAGGTGCCCCACAGCGTGTTGTGGCTCATGTCGCGCAACGACACTTCTCAGCGCAACCTGCGTCAACACGCACAGTCCCACGGTGTCGATCCAGAACGTCTGGTGTTTGCCAAGCGCGTGCCAAGGGTGGAAGACCACCTGGCCCGCTACCGTCAAGCCGACCTCTTCCTGGACACCCACCCCTACAACGCACACACCACGGCCGCCGACGCATTGATGGCCGGGCTGCCCGTGCTGACCTACATGGGCGAAGCGTTCCCTGCCCGGGTGGCCGGCAGCCTGTTGCACACCATCGGGCTGCCCGAGCTCATCACCCACAGCCTGGACGACTATCAACGCCGTGCGGTGGAACTGGCCCTGGACGCGAACCAGCGCCAAGCGCTGCGGGCCAAGCTGGCCCAGAACAAGCAGCACAGCCCGCTGTTCGACACTCGGCAGTTCTGCCGCCACCTCGAAGCCATTTACACCAGCATGTGGCGTCAGCAACAACTGGGTAGGCTGGGCGATCAACTGGGTGCTTGA